One genomic window of Gaiellales bacterium includes the following:
- the iolB gene encoding 5-deoxy-glucuronate isomerase: MTELMLRAPAPPVTPAEAGWRWLSYRSLRLAGSAPLETGGDEVCLVNLGGTLSASVGGDRHSLGDRPSPFADLPHALYLPPRTTATIEGEGLVGVCAARADAGHPVRPIAPEDVRVEVRGSGNATRQINHIIAPEFPAHRLLVVEVLTPAGNWSSYPPHKHEQDRLPVENDLEEVYAYRFEAPEAFGVQRLYSRTGDLDETWTVRDLDVLLVPRGYHPFCAAHGYHGYYLNALAAEKRSMAAEDDPDLAWTRDAWPGMTRDPRVPITGKETA, translated from the coding sequence ATGACCGAGCTCATGCTGCGCGCTCCCGCGCCGCCCGTCACGCCGGCCGAGGCGGGGTGGCGCTGGCTCTCCTACCGGTCGCTGCGCCTCGCCGGATCGGCGCCGCTCGAGACCGGCGGCGACGAGGTCTGCCTGGTGAACCTGGGCGGGACGCTCTCGGCCAGCGTCGGCGGCGACCGCCACAGCCTCGGCGACCGGCCCTCACCGTTCGCCGACCTGCCCCACGCCCTCTACCTGCCGCCGCGGACAACGGCCACGATCGAGGGCGAGGGCCTCGTCGGCGTGTGCGCCGCCCGGGCCGACGCCGGCCATCCGGTGCGGCCGATCGCGCCCGAGGACGTGCGCGTCGAGGTGCGCGGCTCCGGCAACGCCACCCGCCAGATCAACCACATCATCGCGCCCGAGTTCCCGGCCCACCGGCTGCTCGTGGTCGAGGTGCTGACGCCCGCCGGCAACTGGTCGTCGTACCCGCCGCACAAGCACGAGCAGGACCGCCTGCCGGTCGAGAACGACCTCGAGGAGGTGTACGCGTACCGGTTCGAGGCGCCGGAGGCGTTCGGCGTGCAGCGGCTCTACAGCCGCACCGGCGACCTCGACGAGACCTGGACGGTGCGCGACCTCGACGTGCTGCTCGTCCCGCGCGGCTACCACCCGTTCTGCGCGGCCCACGGCTACCACGGCTACTACCTGAACGCGCTCGCGGCGGAGAAGCGGTCGATGGCCGCCGAGGACGATCCCGACCTGGCCTGGACGCGGGACGCCTGGCCCGGCATGACCCGAGACCCACGTGTCCCGATCACGGGGAAGGAGACAGCATGA
- a CDS encoding PfkB family carbohydrate kinase, whose protein sequence is MSLFADPSPNAPPAAPEAVVMGRAGVDLYPMQLETPLEEVEGFHKYVGGFAANVATGLARLGVRVGIVSAVGDDGHGRFVRRFLESEGVDCRWLSVHPTLRTALAFCEAWPPDRFPITFYRTPTCPDWELTPAGLDLAAIAAAPLAYVSGTGLAHEPSRLATMAVVEARAGGAGRTVLDLDWRAMLWDERADYAAAIGVCARMADLVLGSDEEIAAAVGANEPERLLALGAEAVVQKHGADGATVHGHDGGRDRIPPYPVEVVNGLGAGDAFAAALGWRLLRGDTPAQAAGVANRAGAHVAARLGCSLAMPYEGDLA, encoded by the coding sequence ATGTCCCTCTTCGCCGACCCCTCTCCGAACGCCCCGCCCGCCGCGCCCGAGGCGGTCGTGATGGGCCGGGCCGGGGTCGACCTCTACCCGATGCAGCTCGAGACGCCACTCGAGGAGGTCGAGGGCTTCCACAAGTACGTGGGCGGGTTCGCGGCCAACGTCGCGACCGGCCTGGCCCGGCTCGGCGTGCGGGTCGGGATCGTCTCCGCCGTGGGCGACGACGGCCACGGCCGCTTCGTGCGCCGGTTCCTCGAGTCGGAGGGCGTCGATTGCCGCTGGCTGTCGGTTCACCCCACGCTGCGGACGGCCCTCGCGTTCTGCGAGGCGTGGCCGCCCGACCGCTTCCCGATCACCTTCTACCGCACGCCGACGTGCCCCGACTGGGAGCTCACGCCGGCCGGGCTCGACCTGGCCGCGATCGCGGCCGCCCCGCTCGCCTACGTCAGCGGCACCGGGCTCGCCCACGAACCGTCGCGGCTGGCCACGATGGCCGTCGTCGAGGCCCGGGCCGGCGGCGCGGGGAGGACGGTGCTCGACCTCGACTGGCGGGCGATGCTGTGGGACGAGCGCGCCGATTACGCCGCCGCGATCGGCGTCTGCGCGCGGATGGCCGATCTCGTGCTGGGGTCGGACGAGGAGATCGCCGCCGCCGTCGGCGCGAACGAGCCCGAGCGGCTGCTGGCCCTCGGCGCCGAGGCCGTCGTCCAGAAGCACGGCGCCGACGGGGCGACCGTGCACGGCCACGACGGCGGCCGCGACCGTATCCCGCCCTACCCGGTGGAGGTCGTGAACGGCCTCGGCGCGGGCGACGCCTTCGCCGCAGCCCTCGGCTGGCGGCTGCTCCGCGGCGACACGCCGGCCCAGGCGGCCGGCGTCGCCAACCGGGCCGGCGCCCACGTCGCCGCCCGGCTCGGGTGCTCCCTGGCCATGCCCTACGAAGGAGATCTCGCATGA